The Acidobacteriota bacterium genome includes a window with the following:
- a CDS encoding prepilin-type N-terminal cleavage/methylation domain-containing protein codes for MKVQVETRSVPAKATPESGFSLLELLVSMVIFLVVSAAVWGLLRTAQQSRSAVTEEVQLAKNVRIALSQISRDAFNAGFGYPSASTVVLPDNRISTALGVPNDFDTSRDTVPPVIAGNNITLSTFATTANTRTDQVTFLYKDNTFNVISGVSQPLNINAATTTTGGIDEIVPISGSNAACRVNDVYIVIGNTGSTLGLSTALSGTNKIQFSNGDLLGFNQTGTTGPLRAISTPASIQCTNGHLFRDS; via the coding sequence ATGAAAGTTCAAGTGGAAACAAGATCTGTACCTGCAAAAGCTACTCCCGAGAGCGGCTTTTCGCTGCTTGAGTTGCTGGTTTCGATGGTGATCTTCCTTGTCGTTTCAGCAGCCGTTTGGGGGCTTCTAAGGACGGCGCAACAGAGCCGGTCCGCCGTTACCGAAGAAGTTCAGCTGGCGAAAAACGTTCGTATCGCTCTCAGCCAGATCTCGAGAGACGCCTTTAACGCCGGATTTGGCTACCCTTCGGCGAGCACCGTTGTGCTGCCCGATAACAGGATCTCGACCGCCCTTGGGGTGCCGAACGATTTTGACACCAGCCGCGACACGGTTCCGCCGGTGATCGCAGGGAATAACATCACCCTGAGTACGTTCGCGACGACCGCAAATACGAGGACGGACCAGGTTACCTTTCTTTATAAGGACAACACATTCAACGTAATAAGCGGCGTCTCGCAGCCTCTGAATATTAATGCGGCGACCACAACTACCGGAGGTATCGACGAGATCGTGCCGATATCGGGTAGCAATGCAGCGTGCCGCGTGAACGATGTCTACATCGTCATTGGAAACACCGGATCGACTCTCGGGCTTTCAACCGCGTTGAGCGGTACTAACAAGATACAGTTCTCAAATGGTGATCTGCTTGGGTTTAACCAAACCGGAACCACAGGACCGCTCAGGGCGATCAGTACGCCGGCGAGCATACAGTGTACGAATGGTCACTTATTTCGTGACAGCTGA